Proteins found in one Takifugu rubripes chromosome 15, fTakRub1.2, whole genome shotgun sequence genomic segment:
- the LOC115252801 gene encoding relaxin receptor 2-like isoform X1, with the protein MTARSCQRLRMDVPVFMLLFHLNAEITVLQASRLEEGCPLGHFPCGNMSECLPQVLQCNGHTDCPNGADEQRCGDNAGWADLFGQSLQNDGAVERDVLSECLLQVYPQSCDCIQTDVKCVALDLQEVPQVSPNVTWLSLRGNKIQALSSFVLAEYAHLERLFLQNNSLHFISQHAFSGLRSLKKLFLSQNLISSLSPGVFMDLHQLQWLVLDHNPLRILSQDTFIGLQSLKYLSLVDTSLQQLPHHSFCQHMPGLDWLDLEGNQIQTLNYSILKTCGELEALLLMDNRIQRIPDNTFHSLWKLAELNLSSNRIKELPRSTFQTLSKSLLKLNISYNPLLRIHPGHFDHLIQLQSLALEGIEIPEIETKMFLPMKNLSHIYFKTFQYCSYAPHVRSCKPNTDGISSFEDLLANVVLRVSVWVIAFITCFGNLLVIGMRSLIRAENNQHAACIKVLCCADCLMGVYLFFLGVSDVKFRGEYNRNALLWMESVECRTIGFLAMLSSEVSVLLLTYLTLEKFLVIVFPFSNLRPSKPLTGVVLASIWLLGVVIAAVPLMNEDVFGNYYGRNGVCFPLHSDRQEKPTAKGYSTGIFLGLNLVAFLIIVFSYSSMFYSIYKTGINATDVRSRLHRDVAVANRFFFIVFSDALCWIPIFLVKILSLLEVEIPDTISSWVVIFILPINSALNPILYTLTTSFFREQVEVSLCRWQRRHMLKKDHKSLTSSTILMETPQISCYHLSSYLQRVSLKDADPRYA; encoded by the exons ATGACGGCGAGGAGCTGCCAGAGACTCCGGATGGACGTACCTGTCTTCATGCTGCTCTTCCACCTGAACGCTGAGATCACAG TGCTGCAGGCCagcaggctggaggaggggtGCCCTCTGGGCCACTTCCCATGTGGGAACATGAGCGAGTGTCTCCCACAGGTCCTGCAGTGCAACGGACACACAGACTGTCCCAACGGCGCCGACGAGCAGCGCTGCG GTGATAACGCCGGATGGGCTGATTTATTCGGCCAGTCGCTCCAGAACGATGGTGCTGTGGAGCGGGACGTGCTGAGCGAATGcc TCCTCCAGGTGTATCCCCAGAGCTGCGACTGCATCCAAACAGACGTGAAGTGTGTGGCGCTCGACCTGCAGGAGGTTCCCCAGGTTTCCCCCAATGTGACCTGGCT GTCTCTGCGGGGCAATAAAATCCAGGCTTTGTCCAGTTTTGTTTTGGCAGAATACGCACACCTAGAAAGACT GTTTCTGCAAAACAACAGCCTCCATtttatttcccagcatgctttcaGCGGCCTGCGCAGTTTAAAGAAGTT GTTTCTTAGTCAGAACCTAATATCCAGCCTCAGTCCTGGTGTGTTCATGGATCTTCATCAGCTACAGTGGct CGTGTTGGACCACAACCCTCTGAGGATTCTGTCCCAGGACACTTTCATTGGGCTCCAGTCTCTGAAATATCT GTCCCTGGTGGACACctccctgcagcagcttcctcatcACAGCTTCTGTCAGCACATGCCGGGCCTGGACTGGCT aGATCTCGAAGGGAACCAAATCCAAACTCTCAACTACTCGATTTTGAAGACGTGCGGCGAGCTTGAAGCTCT ATTACTGATGGACAACAGGATCCAGCGAATTCCCGACAACACTTTCCACTCCCTCTGGAAACTGGCTGAACT GAATCTGTCCAGCAACCGGATAAAGGAGCTGCCAAGAAGCACCTTTCAAACCCTCTCCAAGTCGCTGCTCAAGCT gaACATCTCATACAACCCTCTTCTCCGCATTCACCCCGGCCACTTCgaccacctgattcagctgcaATCTCT ggctCTGGAGGGGATAGAAATCCCTGAAATTGAAACAAAGATGTTCCTGCCCATGAAGAACCTCTCCCACAT CTATTTCAAGACATTCCAGTACTGCTCTTACGCGCCCCACGTCCGTTCCTGTAAGCCCAATACGGATGGGATTTCTTCCTTTGAGGACCTGTTGGCTAACGTGGTGCTGCGAGTGTCCGTCTGGGTCATTGCCTTCATCacgtgctttggtaacctcctGGTCATCGGCATGAGGTCACTGATCCGAGCGGAGAACAACCAGCATGCTGCTTGCATCAAAGTCCTGTGCT GTGCAGACTGCCTCATGGGGGTCTACCTTTTCTTCCTTGGAGTTTCTGATGTGAAATTCCGAGGAGAGTACAACCGAAACGCCCTGCTCTGGATGGAGAGTGTGGAGTGTCGAACCATCGGATTCCTGGCCATGCTGTCCTCAGAA GTGTCTGTTCTGCTCCTGACCTACCTGACCTTGGAGAAGTTCCTCGTCATTGTGTTTCCCTTCAGCAATTTGCGCCCCAGCAAACCTCTGACTGGG GTGGTCCTGGCCTCCATCTGGCTACTAGGCGTCGTGATTGCGGCCGTGCCCCTAATGAACGAGGATGTGTTTGGGAACTATTATGGACGTAATGGGGTCTGCTTTCCCCTTCACTCTGACAGGCAGGAGAAACCTACTGCCAAAGGATATTCCACAGGCATTTTCCTGG GTCTGAACCTGGTGGCATTCCTGATCATCGTCTTCTCCTACTCCAGCATGTTCTACTCCATCTATAAGACCGGGATTAATGCGACGGATGTGAGGAGCAGGCTGCACAGAGATGTGGCTGTGGCCAATCGCTTTTTCTTCATAGTGTTCTCTGATGCCCTCTGCTGGATTCCCATATTTTTAGTGAAGATCCTGTCCCTCCTGGAGGTGGAGATACCAG ACACCATCTCCAGCTGGGTAGTCATCTTCATCCTTCCCATCAACAGTGCCTTGAACCCCATACTCTACACCTTGACCACAAGCTTTttcagagagcaggtggaggtctCACTCTGCCGTTGGCAGAGACGACACATGTTGAAGAAAGACCACAAAAGCCTCACCTCGTCCACCATCCTCATGGAGACCCCACAGATTTCCTGCTACCATCTCTCGTCCTACCTCCAGCGCGTATCACTGAAAGATGCAGATCCCCGCTATGCCTGA
- the LOC115252801 gene encoding relaxin receptor 2-like isoform X2 codes for MTARSCQRLRMDVPVFMLLFHLNAEITVLQASRLEEGCPLGHFPCGNMSECLPQVLQCNGHTDCPNGADEQRCGDNAGWADLFGQSLQNDGAVERDVLSECLLQVYPQSCDCIQTDVKCVALDLQEVPQVSPNVTWLSLRGNKIQALSSFVLAEYAHLERLFLQNNSLHFISQHAFSGLRSLKKFVLDHNPLRILSQDTFIGLQSLKYLSLVDTSLQQLPHHSFCQHMPGLDWLDLEGNQIQTLNYSILKTCGELEALLLMDNRIQRIPDNTFHSLWKLAELNLSSNRIKELPRSTFQTLSKSLLKLNISYNPLLRIHPGHFDHLIQLQSLALEGIEIPEIETKMFLPMKNLSHIYFKTFQYCSYAPHVRSCKPNTDGISSFEDLLANVVLRVSVWVIAFITCFGNLLVIGMRSLIRAENNQHAACIKVLCCADCLMGVYLFFLGVSDVKFRGEYNRNALLWMESVECRTIGFLAMLSSEVSVLLLTYLTLEKFLVIVFPFSNLRPSKPLTGVVLASIWLLGVVIAAVPLMNEDVFGNYYGRNGVCFPLHSDRQEKPTAKGYSTGIFLGLNLVAFLIIVFSYSSMFYSIYKTGINATDVRSRLHRDVAVANRFFFIVFSDALCWIPIFLVKILSLLEVEIPDTISSWVVIFILPINSALNPILYTLTTSFFREQVEVSLCRWQRRHMLKKDHKSLTSSTILMETPQISCYHLSSYLQRVSLKDADPRYA; via the exons ATGACGGCGAGGAGCTGCCAGAGACTCCGGATGGACGTACCTGTCTTCATGCTGCTCTTCCACCTGAACGCTGAGATCACAG TGCTGCAGGCCagcaggctggaggaggggtGCCCTCTGGGCCACTTCCCATGTGGGAACATGAGCGAGTGTCTCCCACAGGTCCTGCAGTGCAACGGACACACAGACTGTCCCAACGGCGCCGACGAGCAGCGCTGCG GTGATAACGCCGGATGGGCTGATTTATTCGGCCAGTCGCTCCAGAACGATGGTGCTGTGGAGCGGGACGTGCTGAGCGAATGcc TCCTCCAGGTGTATCCCCAGAGCTGCGACTGCATCCAAACAGACGTGAAGTGTGTGGCGCTCGACCTGCAGGAGGTTCCCCAGGTTTCCCCCAATGTGACCTGGCT GTCTCTGCGGGGCAATAAAATCCAGGCTTTGTCCAGTTTTGTTTTGGCAGAATACGCACACCTAGAAAGACT GTTTCTGCAAAACAACAGCCTCCATtttatttcccagcatgctttcaGCGGCCTGCGCAGTTTAAAGAAGTT CGTGTTGGACCACAACCCTCTGAGGATTCTGTCCCAGGACACTTTCATTGGGCTCCAGTCTCTGAAATATCT GTCCCTGGTGGACACctccctgcagcagcttcctcatcACAGCTTCTGTCAGCACATGCCGGGCCTGGACTGGCT aGATCTCGAAGGGAACCAAATCCAAACTCTCAACTACTCGATTTTGAAGACGTGCGGCGAGCTTGAAGCTCT ATTACTGATGGACAACAGGATCCAGCGAATTCCCGACAACACTTTCCACTCCCTCTGGAAACTGGCTGAACT GAATCTGTCCAGCAACCGGATAAAGGAGCTGCCAAGAAGCACCTTTCAAACCCTCTCCAAGTCGCTGCTCAAGCT gaACATCTCATACAACCCTCTTCTCCGCATTCACCCCGGCCACTTCgaccacctgattcagctgcaATCTCT ggctCTGGAGGGGATAGAAATCCCTGAAATTGAAACAAAGATGTTCCTGCCCATGAAGAACCTCTCCCACAT CTATTTCAAGACATTCCAGTACTGCTCTTACGCGCCCCACGTCCGTTCCTGTAAGCCCAATACGGATGGGATTTCTTCCTTTGAGGACCTGTTGGCTAACGTGGTGCTGCGAGTGTCCGTCTGGGTCATTGCCTTCATCacgtgctttggtaacctcctGGTCATCGGCATGAGGTCACTGATCCGAGCGGAGAACAACCAGCATGCTGCTTGCATCAAAGTCCTGTGCT GTGCAGACTGCCTCATGGGGGTCTACCTTTTCTTCCTTGGAGTTTCTGATGTGAAATTCCGAGGAGAGTACAACCGAAACGCCCTGCTCTGGATGGAGAGTGTGGAGTGTCGAACCATCGGATTCCTGGCCATGCTGTCCTCAGAA GTGTCTGTTCTGCTCCTGACCTACCTGACCTTGGAGAAGTTCCTCGTCATTGTGTTTCCCTTCAGCAATTTGCGCCCCAGCAAACCTCTGACTGGG GTGGTCCTGGCCTCCATCTGGCTACTAGGCGTCGTGATTGCGGCCGTGCCCCTAATGAACGAGGATGTGTTTGGGAACTATTATGGACGTAATGGGGTCTGCTTTCCCCTTCACTCTGACAGGCAGGAGAAACCTACTGCCAAAGGATATTCCACAGGCATTTTCCTGG GTCTGAACCTGGTGGCATTCCTGATCATCGTCTTCTCCTACTCCAGCATGTTCTACTCCATCTATAAGACCGGGATTAATGCGACGGATGTGAGGAGCAGGCTGCACAGAGATGTGGCTGTGGCCAATCGCTTTTTCTTCATAGTGTTCTCTGATGCCCTCTGCTGGATTCCCATATTTTTAGTGAAGATCCTGTCCCTCCTGGAGGTGGAGATACCAG ACACCATCTCCAGCTGGGTAGTCATCTTCATCCTTCCCATCAACAGTGCCTTGAACCCCATACTCTACACCTTGACCACAAGCTTTttcagagagcaggtggaggtctCACTCTGCCGTTGGCAGAGACGACACATGTTGAAGAAAGACCACAAAAGCCTCACCTCGTCCACCATCCTCATGGAGACCCCACAGATTTCCTGCTACCATCTCTCGTCCTACCTCCAGCGCGTATCACTGAAAGATGCAGATCCCCGCTATGCCTGA